In Campylobacter concisus, a single window of DNA contains:
- the sstT gene encoding serine/threonine transporter SstT yields MNMLKNIARRYADGNLIVQILVGIILGALVGFYTHYEATPYNKISAKIQTIQNESGLSVDEVIKTHLSQDEAKQLNEAKEKASSADSIAASASVLGDLFKGALKAIAPILVFVLVATSIILRDFGHTKGMQKIITLYLIGTFLAAVVAVVASFLFPVELSLKGLASADMSAPQGITNVLKDLIYKMVENPINALANGNYIGIITWAVGSGIALRNSTAETKKVFKDISDGVTHIVKFIIRLAPFGIFGMVTISIHETGFEVLAGYLKLILVLVGAMLVVAFIIYPAMVFVLTRKNPYPLVMICLKESAISAFFTRSSAANIPVNMALCKKLGLKEELYSISIPLGATINMGGAAVTISILALTAVNSIPSITVTFGDALLLCFISALGACGASGVAGGSLLLVPLACGLFGIGNDIAMQFVTVGFTIGVIQDSVETALNSSSDVLFTAVASETSN; encoded by the coding sequence ATGAATATGCTTAAAAACATAGCAAGAAGATACGCCGATGGAAATTTGATAGTTCAAATTTTAGTTGGTATCATTCTAGGTGCCCTAGTTGGCTTTTACACACACTACGAAGCTACTCCTTATAACAAGATCTCAGCTAAAATTCAAACTATTCAAAACGAAAGTGGTTTGAGCGTAGATGAAGTTATAAAAACTCACCTTAGTCAAGATGAAGCCAAGCAGCTAAACGAAGCCAAAGAAAAAGCTAGTTCAGCCGATTCTATCGCAGCTTCAGCTTCAGTTTTAGGCGATTTATTCAAAGGCGCTTTAAAAGCTATCGCACCAATTCTTGTCTTTGTTTTAGTGGCAACATCCATCATTTTAAGAGATTTTGGTCATACAAAAGGTATGCAAAAGATCATCACACTCTATCTAATTGGTACATTTTTAGCAGCCGTTGTTGCAGTTGTTGCTAGTTTCTTATTTCCAGTGGAGCTTTCTTTAAAAGGTCTTGCAAGTGCTGATATGTCAGCGCCTCAAGGGATTACCAATGTTTTAAAAGATCTCATTTATAAAATGGTTGAAAACCCAATAAATGCTTTAGCCAATGGTAACTATATAGGTATTATCACTTGGGCAGTTGGTAGTGGTATCGCACTTAGAAACTCCACAGCCGAGACCAAAAAAGTATTTAAAGACATAAGCGATGGTGTGACTCATATCGTTAAATTTATCATTAGACTAGCTCCATTTGGTATCTTTGGTATGGTTACTATCAGCATTCATGAAACTGGATTTGAAGTACTTGCAGGATATCTAAAACTGATCTTAGTTCTTGTTGGGGCAATGCTTGTTGTCGCATTTATCATCTATCCAGCGATGGTTTTTGTATTAACCAGGAAAAATCCTTATCCGCTTGTCATGATCTGCCTAAAAGAGAGTGCTATTTCGGCATTTTTTACAAGAAGCTCAGCTGCAAATATCCCTGTAAATATGGCGCTTTGCAAAAAGCTTGGTCTAAAAGAGGAGCTTTACTCGATCTCGATCCCACTAGGTGCCACCATAAACATGGGCGGTGCAGCAGTTACCATCAGCATCCTAGCACTTACTGCGGTAAATTCTATCCCATCTATCACAGTTACATTTGGCGATGCGCTACTTCTTTGCTTTATCTCAGCTCTTGGCGCTTGTGGTGCATCTGGCGTGGCTGGGGGCTCACTTCTTTTAGTGCCATTAGCGTGCGGTCTTTTTGGTATCGGCAACGACATCGCCATGCAGTTTGTCACAGTTGGCTTTACAATAGGCGTCATCCAAGACTCAGTTGAAACTGCGTTAAATAGCTCATCAGATGTGCTTTTTACAGCCGTAGCCTCAGAGACTTCAAACTAA
- the metK gene encoding methionine adenosyltransferase, producing the protein MYLFTSEVVSPGHPDKCADIIADSIVDTILTQDPNGRVASEVFVAGKNIVIGGEINSKVKLSYKDYEKIVKDALAHIGYDGKSNFTKEQCLHPDDIEVKVCINQQSPDINQGVDQSDGEIGAGDQGIMFGFASCEAKEFMPAAITYARMLCDKVYKFAKANPDKLGVDIKTQVTIDYGSKDNFENCKPQSIHTIVVSAPCTESMKIEELRALIQNLIDETGLPKELYNKEKTIIYINPTGRYVNHSSLHDSGLTGRKLIVDSFGGYSPIGGGAQSSKDYTKVDRSGLYAARWIAKNIVAAGLAKKCIVQISYAIGVAKPTSVSVDTMGTHANGVNDDMLSNFVSEHFSLTPRWITNKFGLDKPSKDTFLYAKVAAKGQVGNAKYPWEKLDAVDTFKALLKK; encoded by the coding sequence ATGTATCTATTTACTTCTGAAGTTGTAAGTCCAGGTCACCCAGATAAATGCGCTGATATTATCGCTGATAGCATTGTTGATACCATCTTAACGCAAGATCCAAATGGACGCGTCGCAAGCGAAGTTTTTGTAGCTGGAAAAAATATAGTAATAGGCGGAGAGATAAACTCAAAGGTGAAACTCTCTTATAAAGACTACGAAAAGATTGTAAAAGACGCTCTTGCGCATATTGGATATGATGGAAAGAGCAATTTCACAAAAGAGCAGTGCTTGCACCCAGATGATATTGAGGTTAAAGTTTGCATAAATCAACAAAGTCCAGATATAAATCAAGGTGTTGATCAAAGTGATGGCGAGATCGGAGCAGGTGATCAAGGCATCATGTTTGGCTTTGCAAGCTGCGAAGCAAAAGAATTTATGCCAGCAGCTATAACTTACGCAAGAATGCTTTGCGATAAAGTATATAAATTTGCCAAGGCAAATCCTGATAAGCTTGGTGTTGATATAAAAACACAAGTTACGATTGATTACGGTAGCAAAGATAACTTCGAAAACTGCAAACCTCAAAGCATCCACACTATCGTCGTCTCTGCACCTTGCACGGAGAGCATGAAGATAGAAGAGCTTCGCGCATTAATTCAAAATTTAATAGATGAAACTGGCCTTCCAAAAGAGCTATATAATAAAGAAAAAACGATCATCTATATAAACCCAACAGGCAGATATGTAAATCACAGCTCACTTCACGATAGTGGCCTAACAGGCAGAAAACTAATCGTTGATAGCTTTGGCGGATATAGCCCGATAGGTGGCGGTGCTCAGTCAAGCAAGGACTACACAAAAGTTGATCGTAGCGGTCTTTATGCAGCTCGCTGGATAGCTAAAAATATCGTAGCAGCTGGCCTTGCTAAAAAATGTATCGTTCAGATAAGCTACGCTATCGGCGTTGCAAAGCCAACTTCAGTTAGTGTTGATACTATGGGAACTCATGCAAACGGCGTAAATGATGATATGCTTTCAAATTTTGTAAGCGAGCATTTCTCTCTAACACCTCGCTGGATAACAAATAAATTTGGTCTTGATAAGCCAAGCAAAGATACATTTTTATACGCAAAAGTAGCTGCAAAAGGCCAAGTGGGAAATGCAAAATACCCTTGGGAAAAGCTCGATGCGGTCGATACTTTTAAGGCTTTACTAAAAAAATAA
- a CDS encoding apolipoprotein N-acyltransferase, whose product MLKILRFAWISLFVRFLNGHFSTKIIIKAFVGAFLLSNFIFLAMAENQILNFISPFLTLAGIYIIINLNRAGFFAAGFFTGILWFYWIGFSFIYYELVWLIPFVILFVALVYGLMFWMASFPSFVALRAILLFLISYVHPFGFNWFNLEATLVLGAFEPSTRGLIFIFLAAISLSLNNKFLKFSLAFICLIAALQFKSSEAKTLPFDVELVNTNVAQRVRWNKSLRMKFTNENLDLINSAIAEQKRLIVLPESAFPLFMTNEPLLVDELKELSKRITIVAGALAYENKQIYNSAFLFQDGNLRRMDKKFLVPFGEEIPLPKFMQDAVNKLFFDGASDFKKAENFSDYEIDGVKIRNAICYEATREELYKGEFDVVVAITNNGWFVPSSEPLLQRVLIKHLATKYNKVVYHSVNGSKSEIIKPKKRFGMSFKFINLKWL is encoded by the coding sequence ATGTTAAAAATTCTGCGTTTTGCATGGATTTCCTTATTTGTAAGATTTTTAAACGGACATTTTAGCACTAAAATTATAATAAAAGCCTTTGTCGGTGCTTTTTTGCTCTCTAATTTCATTTTTTTAGCTATGGCTGAAAATCAAATTTTAAATTTCATCTCTCCTTTTCTCACGCTAGCTGGAATTTACATCATTATAAATTTAAACAGGGCTGGCTTTTTCGCAGCTGGATTTTTCACTGGAATTTTGTGGTTTTACTGGATCGGCTTTAGCTTCATCTACTACGAGCTTGTCTGGCTTATCCCATTTGTTATCCTCTTTGTAGCCCTTGTTTATGGGCTTATGTTTTGGATGGCCTCTTTCCCAAGCTTTGTGGCACTAAGAGCCATTTTGCTATTTTTAATAAGCTACGTTCACCCATTTGGCTTTAACTGGTTTAACCTTGAAGCCACCCTTGTTTTAGGAGCTTTTGAGCCAAGCACTAGGGGGCTTATATTTATATTTTTAGCAGCCATCTCTTTAAGTCTAAATAATAAATTTTTAAAATTTAGCCTAGCTTTTATCTGCCTCATCGCCGCTTTGCAGTTTAAAAGTAGCGAGGCAAAAACTTTGCCATTTGACGTGGAGCTAGTAAATACCAATGTCGCTCAAAGAGTGCGCTGGAATAAAAGCTTGCGTATGAAATTTACAAATGAAAATTTAGACCTCATCAATAGCGCCATTGCTGAGCAAAAACGTCTCATCGTGCTTCCAGAGAGTGCATTTCCACTGTTTATGACAAACGAGCCACTACTTGTTGATGAGCTAAAAGAGCTTTCAAAAAGGATAACCATCGTAGCTGGCGCGCTTGCCTATGAAAATAAGCAAATTTATAACTCTGCATTTTTGTTTCAAGATGGTAATCTTAGGCGAATGGATAAGAAATTTTTAGTCCCTTTTGGAGAAGAAATTCCTTTGCCAAAATTTATGCAAGATGCGGTAAATAAGCTATTTTTCGACGGAGCTAGCGACTTTAAAAAGGCTGAAAATTTTAGTGACTATGAGATAGACGGAGTTAAAATCAGAAACGCCATCTGCTACGAAGCTACAAGAGAGGAGCTTTACAAGGGCGAATTTGATGTGGTTGTGGCTATTACAAATAACGGCTGGTTTGTGCCAAGTAGCGAGCCACTGCTTCAAAGAGTGCTCATAAAACATCTCGCTACAAAATATAATAAAGTGGTCTATCACAGCGTAAATGGCTCAAAAAGTGAGATCATAAAGCCAAAAAAGCGTTTTGGGATGAGTTTTAAATTTATAAATTTAAAGTGGCTTTAA
- the yajC gene encoding preprotein translocase subunit YajC, with protein sequence MQNAEFLTSLLPLVVLFAIFYFLVIRPQQKQQKAHAAMLAALDKGDKIVTNGGLICEVIKAENDFIKVKLNDDVIVRVAREFVAKKIEDK encoded by the coding sequence ATGCAAAACGCAGAATTTTTAACATCACTACTACCCCTTGTTGTGCTTTTCGCCATATTTTACTTTTTGGTTATCAGACCTCAACAAAAACAACAAAAAGCCCATGCAGCAATGCTTGCAGCTCTTGATAAAGGCGATAAGATAGTAACTAATGGCGGACTTATATGCGAAGTGATTAAAGCCGAAAATGATTTTATCAAAGTTAAACTTAACGATGATGTAATTGTTCGTGTAGCACGTGAGTTTGTAGCTAAAAAGATCGAAGATAAATAA
- the secD gene encoding protein translocase subunit SecD: MRNARVTYRLIILILALIFSFGFSVPSFFQTQSGAKISLGLDLQGGLHMLLGVETNEAIHSKIKSIAGSINYYAKKEDVLIDKFKIKEDSVDFALLDSDEASKVDKALAEIKGLDIKKDGLNYHITLTEQERLDTIEYAISQAVETIRNRLDQFGLAEPTVARQGKDNILVELPGIKTEEDEQRARDLIAKAAHLQLMAVDDKRQDQSNTMSEAEAESYGDVIFKDAKNDRVKYVVKNIPVLDGSMLTDAKVAFSQQNNLPIINFTLNSEGARIFGDFTGANVGKRLAIVLDGKVYSAPVINERIGGGSGQISGGFTLDEAHDVAIALRSGALLAPVKMLEKRSVGPSLGQESINQSMVALAAGSILVVLFMLAYYGISGIFANIALVADVVILVAVMALFGATLTLPGMAGIVLTIGMAVDANVIINERIRELLREGVAIRTAVQKGYEHAMSAIIDSNLTTIITVAVLYAYGTGPVKGFAVTMAIGIMASMLTAILGTHGMFDAAMDKIEKSGNTRLWFGYKRS, translated from the coding sequence ATGCGTAACGCAAGAGTTACATATAGGCTGATTATATTAATATTAGCCTTGATTTTTAGTTTTGGCTTTTCGGTGCCATCTTTTTTTCAGACTCAAAGCGGAGCTAAAATTTCGCTGGGACTTGATCTTCAAGGTGGCCTTCATATGCTTCTTGGTGTTGAGACTAACGAAGCCATCCACTCTAAGATCAAATCAATCGCTGGAAGTATAAATTATTATGCTAAAAAAGAAGATGTACTTATTGATAAATTTAAGATAAAAGAAGATAGTGTTGATTTTGCACTACTTGATAGTGACGAGGCTTCAAAGGTTGATAAGGCACTTGCTGAGATAAAAGGGCTTGATATCAAAAAAGATGGACTAAACTATCACATTACTCTAACAGAGCAAGAGAGACTTGATACGATCGAGTATGCGATCTCGCAAGCTGTTGAGACTATTAGAAACAGACTCGATCAGTTTGGTCTAGCTGAGCCAACTGTTGCCAGACAGGGCAAAGATAATATCCTAGTTGAGCTTCCTGGCATAAAGACTGAAGAGGATGAACAAAGAGCAAGAGATCTCATCGCAAAGGCTGCTCACTTGCAGCTTATGGCAGTTGATGATAAAAGACAAGATCAGTCTAATACAATGAGCGAGGCTGAAGCTGAGAGCTACGGCGATGTGATCTTTAAAGATGCTAAAAATGACCGTGTAAAATATGTCGTTAAAAATATCCCAGTGCTTGATGGCTCGATGCTAACTGACGCAAAGGTTGCATTTTCTCAGCAAAATAACCTACCGATCATAAATTTCACTCTAAATTCAGAGGGTGCTAGAATTTTTGGCGATTTTACTGGTGCAAATGTTGGCAAAAGGCTTGCTATTGTGCTTGATGGCAAGGTTTATTCAGCTCCTGTTATAAATGAAAGAATAGGTGGCGGCAGCGGCCAGATTAGTGGTGGCTTTACTCTTGATGAAGCTCACGACGTAGCGATCGCGCTTAGAAGCGGTGCACTTTTAGCCCCTGTTAAGATGCTGGAAAAAAGAAGCGTTGGCCCATCTTTGGGACAAGAGAGTATCAACCAAAGCATGGTAGCTCTTGCTGCCGGATCTATCTTGGTCGTGCTATTTATGCTAGCTTATTATGGAATTTCTGGAATTTTTGCAAATATTGCACTAGTTGCAGACGTCGTTATATTAGTAGCTGTCATGGCGCTTTTTGGAGCGACACTTACTCTTCCTGGTATGGCTGGTATCGTGTTAACGATTGGTATGGCTGTTGATGCAAACGTCATCATAAATGAGCGTATACGTGAGCTTTTACGCGAGGGAGTGGCGATAAGGACAGCTGTGCAAAAGGGCTATGAGCATGCAATGAGCGCGATCATCGACTCAAACTTAACTACTATCATCACAGTTGCAGTACTCTATGCTTATGGTACTGGACCAGTTAAAGGCTTTGCAGTAACAATGGCAATAGGTATAATGGCTTCGATGCTAACAGCTATACTTGGTACTCATGGCATGTTTGATGCTGCTATGGACAAGATAGAAAAAAGCGGAAATACCAGACTTTGGTTTGGTTATAAAAGGAGCTAG
- the secF gene encoding protein translocase subunit SecF encodes MQIFTKAKVYDFMRFRFASLALSIFLFVGSIFLLATKGLNYGIDFSGGTLIQLKYDTKAPLDKIRDAFGTNEVLKNASVTEFGSEDEAVIRFSGSSSNLTGDIGTEIKQILKDTGNFEVRRVDIVGPKVGDELRQKGLMALGISLIGVLLYITFRFEWRFALAAIATEIHDIVITVGAISLFDIDVNLDTLAAVLTVLGYSLNDTIIIFDRIREGIKESKRTDIEGVINESVSATLSRTILTSATTMMTVLVLFLFGGDMIHGFSFILIVGIIIGTISSIYISSPFLIWFKFSIEHFRARETEKQRIRKEREKERAMFEKGVV; translated from the coding sequence ATGCAAATTTTTACTAAAGCAAAAGTTTATGATTTTATGCGGTTTAGATTTGCTTCATTGGCACTTTCTATATTTTTATTTGTTGGTTCGATCTTTTTGCTTGCAACAAAGGGTTTAAACTATGGCATCGATTTTTCTGGTGGTACGCTTATACAGCTAAAATACGATACCAAAGCGCCACTTGATAAAATTCGCGATGCTTTTGGCACAAATGAAGTTCTTAAAAACGCCTCTGTTACTGAGTTTGGAAGCGAAGATGAAGCTGTTATTAGATTTTCAGGATCAAGCTCAAATTTAACTGGTGACATCGGCACTGAGATAAAACAAATTTTAAAAGATACTGGAAATTTTGAAGTAAGACGTGTTGATATCGTTGGTCCAAAGGTTGGTGACGAGCTTAGGCAAAAGGGTTTGATGGCTCTTGGAATTTCACTAATTGGCGTGCTTCTTTATATCACATTTAGATTTGAATGGCGATTTGCGCTAGCTGCGATCGCAACTGAAATTCACGATATAGTCATAACCGTCGGTGCTATTTCACTATTTGATATCGATGTAAATTTGGACACACTAGCGGCTGTTTTAACAGTTCTTGGCTACTCTCTAAATGATACGATCATCATTTTTGACAGAATCAGAGAGGGTATTAAAGAGAGTAAGAGAACTGACATAGAGGGCGTTATCAACGAGTCGGTCTCAGCCACGCTTTCAAGAACTATTCTAACTTCTGCAACTACTATGATGACGGTTCTTGTGCTATTTTTATTTGGTGGAGATATGATACATGGATTTTCATTTATTCTTATCGTTGGTATCATTATAGGAACGATCAGCTCGATCTACATCTCTTCGCCGTTTCTTATCTGGTTTAAATTTAGCATTGAGCATTTTAGAGCTAGAGAGACTGAGAAGCAAAGGATCAGAAAAGAGCGCGAAAAAGAGCGCGCTATGTTTGAAAAAGGCGTTGTATAA
- a CDS encoding DUF6394 family protein: MNWGKVIYIFFALMSLTTTAEFLYDKNEIALFVAASINLVSTLLKIGVKNLLSAELFASSLVADLHLIPAFVILQVSENITLSYSLAIGAVIANIFSLALVLIESSKAQEEF; the protein is encoded by the coding sequence ATGAACTGGGGAAAGGTTATCTACATATTTTTTGCGCTGATGAGTCTTACGACTACGGCGGAGTTTTTATATGATAAAAATGAGATTGCCCTTTTTGTGGCAGCTAGTATAAATTTGGTTTCGACGTTGCTTAAGATCGGTGTTAAAAATTTACTTTCAGCTGAGCTTTTTGCAAGCTCGCTGGTTGCTGATTTACACCTTATACCAGCTTTTGTTATTTTGCAAGTCTCTGAAAATATAACACTTAGCTATTCGTTGGCTATTGGCGCAGTCATTGCAAATATATTTTCACTAGCCTTGGTTTTAATAGAATCAAGTAAAGCTCAAGAAGAATTTTAG
- the leuS gene encoding leucine--tRNA ligase, giving the protein MAEKRKYEPLKIEKKWQEIWDKNEEFEPKYDLSLPKKYILSMFPYPSGRIHMGHVRNYSIGDALARSYRKSGYNVLHPIGFDSFGMPAENAAIKHKIHPKIWTYENIDYMKKELASLGFSFSKKRILATSDPLYTKWEQSFFIKMFEKGLVYRKNAIINWCEYDQTVLANEQVEDGKCWRCGNDVVQKELPGYYFNITKYASELLDDLKLLEGKWPNQVITMQENWIGRSYGLEFKFYLDETSKEALGCKFDGFEVFTTRADTIYGVSYTALAPEHPIVKALLESNKIDENKKTKIKAILNQSPRERQASEKDGEFLGIYVVHPLTNEKIPVWVANFILADYGSGAIMAVPAHDQRDFEFATKFNLPIKPVVKSLDGESDGSKAYSEYGISINSELINGLASEEAKSFIIEKFEKDGLGKRITNYKLRDWGISRQRYWGAPIPVVHCKCCGVVPEKDENLPIALPEDVEITGEGNPLDKHPTWKFAKCPKCGKDAIRETDTMDTFVESSWYFARFASDEKTWEQKALDKKSVNYWMNVDQYIGGIEHAILHLLYARFFQKVLRDLGYLRDDEPFENLLTQGMVLKDGKKMSKSKGNVVDPDDIINKYGADTARLFILFAAPPQKELEWNDSAVEGAFRFLNRLWEKAQTIKKIDELPQIDHESLNKDEKFARLKIYEALKKSTEVFGDTFAFNTLIAACMEALNAINAQDNEDVNAEGFFIILNLLEPIVPHIANELSEELFGRKNFTEIAVKEEVFVKDSIALAVTVNGKKRAEFEVATSESEGEILKLAKQNVAKWLEGKEILKEIYIKGKLVNFVIKG; this is encoded by the coding sequence ATGGCTGAAAAGAGAAAATATGAGCCTTTAAAGATAGAAAAAAAATGGCAAGAGATTTGGGATAAAAATGAGGAATTTGAACCAAAATACGATCTAAGCTTGCCAAAAAAATATATCCTAAGCATGTTTCCTTATCCAAGCGGACGCATACATATGGGGCATGTAAGAAACTACTCTATCGGCGATGCACTTGCTAGATCATATAGAAAAAGCGGATATAACGTGCTTCATCCTATTGGCTTTGATAGCTTTGGTATGCCAGCTGAAAACGCAGCCATAAAACATAAAATTCACCCTAAAATTTGGACTTACGAAAACATCGACTATATGAAAAAAGAGCTTGCAAGCCTTGGTTTTTCATTTTCTAAAAAGAGAATTTTAGCCACGTCTGACCCACTTTATACAAAGTGGGAGCAAAGCTTTTTTATAAAGATGTTTGAAAAAGGGCTTGTTTATAGAAAAAATGCAATTATAAATTGGTGCGAATACGATCAAACCGTGCTTGCAAATGAGCAGGTGGAGGATGGCAAATGCTGGAGATGTGGTAATGATGTTGTACAAAAAGAGCTTCCAGGATATTACTTTAACATCACAAAATACGCTAGTGAGCTACTTGATGATCTGAAACTTCTTGAAGGCAAATGGCCAAATCAAGTAATTACAATGCAAGAAAACTGGATCGGCAGAAGCTACGGCTTGGAGTTTAAATTTTATCTTGATGAGACTTCAAAAGAGGCTTTAGGTTGTAAATTTGATGGCTTTGAGGTGTTTACTACAAGAGCTGATACGATTTACGGCGTTAGCTACACAGCCCTTGCACCTGAGCATCCTATTGTAAAAGCGTTGCTTGAGAGTAATAAAATTGATGAAAACAAAAAGACAAAGATAAAAGCAATCCTAAATCAAAGCCCAAGAGAGCGTCAAGCGAGCGAAAAAGATGGAGAATTTTTAGGAATTTATGTCGTTCATCCACTTACCAATGAAAAAATCCCAGTTTGGGTTGCAAATTTTATCTTAGCTGACTACGGCAGTGGTGCTATCATGGCTGTTCCTGCGCACGATCAAAGAGACTTCGAGTTTGCAACCAAATTTAATCTACCTATAAAACCAGTCGTAAAGTCACTTGATGGAGAGAGCGACGGCTCTAAGGCATATTCAGAGTATGGAATTTCCATAAATTCTGAGCTGATAAACGGTCTTGCTTCAGAGGAAGCTAAAAGCTTTATAATAGAGAAATTTGAAAAAGATGGTTTAGGCAAAAGGATCACAAACTATAAGCTAAGAGACTGGGGAATTTCTCGCCAAAGATACTGGGGTGCGCCAATACCTGTCGTGCATTGCAAATGCTGCGGCGTAGTGCCAGAAAAAGATGAAAATTTGCCTATTGCGCTGCCTGAAGATGTTGAGATCACAGGCGAGGGCAACCCCCTCGATAAACACCCAACTTGGAAATTTGCAAAGTGTCCAAAATGTGGCAAAGACGCGATCAGAGAGACTGATACGATGGATACATTTGTGGAGAGTAGCTGGTATTTTGCTAGATTTGCAAGCGATGAGAAGACTTGGGAGCAAAAAGCGCTTGATAAAAAGAGCGTGAATTACTGGATGAATGTAGATCAGTATATCGGTGGTATCGAGCATGCGATATTGCACCTTTTATACGCTAGATTTTTCCAAAAGGTCTTAAGAGATCTGGGCTATCTAAGAGATGATGAGCCATTTGAAAATTTGCTAACTCAAGGCATGGTCTTAAAAGATGGTAAAAAGATGAGTAAAAGTAAGGGCAATGTCGTAGATCCTGACGATATCATCAATAAATACGGTGCCGATACGGCAAGGCTTTTTATACTTTTTGCTGCTCCTCCTCAAAAAGAGCTTGAGTGGAACGACAGTGCAGTTGAGGGTGCATTTAGGTTTTTAAATAGACTTTGGGAAAAGGCACAAACTATCAAAAAGATAGACGAACTGCCTCAGATAGACCATGAAAGTCTAAACAAAGATGAGAAATTTGCAAGGCTAAAAATTTATGAAGCACTTAAAAAATCAACCGAGGTTTTTGGCGACACATTTGCTTTTAATACATTGATCGCTGCTTGCATGGAGGCACTAAATGCTATAAATGCTCAGGATAACGAAGATGTAAATGCTGAGGGCTTTTTCATCATCTTAAATTTACTAGAACCTATCGTGCCGCACATTGCAAACGAGCTTAGCGAAGAGCTTTTTGGTAGAAAAAATTTCACAGAGATAGCTGTAAAAGAAGAGGTCTTTGTAAAAGATAGCATCGCTCTTGCAGTTACAGTCAATGGCAAGAAAAGGGCTGAGTTTGAAGTGGCAACAAGCGAGAGCGAGGGTGAAATTTTAAAGCTAGCTAAGCAAAATGTGGCTAAATGGCTTGAAGGAAAAGAAATTTTAAAAGAGATTTATATAAAAGGCAAATTAGTAAATTTTGTCATTAAAGGATAA
- the lptE gene encoding LPS assembly lipoprotein LptE, with protein sequence MRYFLAFFIAIFICGCGYKPVSKITHDLVGDKIYVDVIISKEEPKNSVWIKDAVKEGMVARLNKNLSSKESADTSIIISVKDLNYEAIIYDEFGYITSYKAHLNLNYKTKFKDGSVVDIPATGEYDFSVARRQKDVRFADSVLSDTQKYEAIKEASKEAFDEYIASLAVKGYRNGSSNR encoded by the coding sequence TTGAGATATTTTTTAGCGTTTTTTATTGCGATATTTATCTGCGGGTGTGGTTATAAGCCGGTTTCAAAGATCACACATGATCTAGTAGGTGATAAAATTTACGTTGATGTGATCATCAGTAAAGAAGAGCCAAAAAATAGTGTTTGGATAAAGGATGCTGTAAAAGAGGGCATGGTCGCAAGGCTAAATAAAAATTTATCAAGCAAAGAGAGTGCTGATACTTCGATAATTATTTCGGTAAAAGATTTAAATTACGAAGCAATTATTTATGACGAATTTGGCTACATTACGTCATACAAAGCACATTTAAACTTAAATTATAAGACTAAATTTAAAGATGGTAGCGTGGTTGATATTCCAGCCACTGGCGAGTATGACTTTAGTGTCGCAAGACGTCAAAAAGATGTAAGATTTGCTGATAGCGTTCTTAGTGATACTCAAAAATACGAAGCTATCAAAGAGGCATCAAAAGAGGCCTTTGATGAGTATATCGCAAGTTTAGCGGTAAAAGGATATAGAAATGGCAGCAGTAACCGTTAG